From Butyricimonas paravirosa, one genomic window encodes:
- a CDS encoding sigma-70 family RNA polymerase sigma factor has product MVNLESILSGINAKNERCWEQLYTSCYAAMCVYVESIVKDMDCSKDIVQDLLVNLWHSDIRFASGRELMGYLYKSLYNNSLLYIRNKKKRAMILDKIDQEKENEDFSKDFMLDTVQEEIVRLLHLHIGHLPRVRRQIMKLSISGFSGKEIADKLGISVNTVKVQKNKSIKYLRDRLIHCRRELDL; this is encoded by the coding sequence ATGGTAAACCTTGAATCTATTTTGTCGGGCATTAATGCGAAGAATGAAAGATGCTGGGAGCAACTCTACACGTCTTGCTATGCGGCGATGTGTGTGTACGTGGAGTCGATCGTGAAGGATATGGATTGCTCCAAGGACATCGTGCAGGACTTGCTGGTGAATCTCTGGCACTCGGATATTCGGTTCGCTTCCGGCCGGGAATTGATGGGGTACTTGTATAAATCTTTGTATAATAATTCTTTATTATATATCCGTAACAAGAAAAAGAGGGCGATGATTCTTGATAAAATAGACCAAGAGAAAGAAAACGAGGATTTCTCGAAGGATTTCATGCTGGACACCGTGCAGGAAGAGATCGTGCGCTTGCTACATCTTCATATTGGTCATTTACCGCGAGTGAGACGGCAGATCATGAAATTAAGTATTAGTGGTTTCTCCGGGAAGGAAATTGCCGATAAATTGGGCATTAGTGTGAACACGGTGAAGGTTCAAAAGAACAAAAGTATCAAATATTTGCGTGACCGGCTGATTCATTGTCGTCGGGAACTGGACTTGTGA
- a CDS encoding DNA cytosine methyltransferase, with product MASKTIRVLSLFSGCGGMDLGLEGGFSIHKGCINEKSNPDFIEKQERGDLVKLHSTRFQLVFANDILKEARTAWTHYFAKYGYTPDVYREESIVDLVKRHRAGELVFPEKVDVVTGGFPCQDFSVAGKRNGFNSHKDHKGKIIDGEIASEETRGKLYMWMKEVIEITKPKLFIAENVKGLVNLSNVKEIIQQDFSRADGDGYIVLEPRVLHAADYGVPQSRERVIFIGIRKSALTPAAREALMRDVIPDEYVPYPSPSHAYHIKNKGLMPPQTVGGMFAGLKEPEDSDDPAQKVYSKAKFMGTHCQGQTEVDVNGIGPTIRAEHHGNIEYRRLSKEHGGIIDKELKKGLKERRLTPRECALIQTFPLDYEFVIPHEENKQRYILSPSAAYKIIGNAVPPLLAYHIGKRIENLWDLYFEPDEVII from the coding sequence ATGGCATCTAAAACGATTCGGGTATTATCTTTATTTTCAGGTTGTGGTGGAATGGATTTAGGATTGGAAGGAGGATTCTCTATCCATAAGGGATGTATTAATGAAAAAAGTAATCCTGATTTTATTGAAAAGCAAGAGCGAGGTGATTTGGTAAAATTACATTCTACTCGTTTTCAACTTGTTTTTGCCAATGATATTTTGAAAGAGGCTCGGACGGCTTGGACCCATTATTTCGCCAAGTACGGTTACACGCCGGATGTTTACCGGGAGGAAAGTATCGTGGATCTCGTGAAACGGCACAGGGCAGGGGAATTGGTTTTCCCGGAAAAAGTAGATGTGGTTACAGGAGGTTTCCCGTGTCAGGATTTCAGTGTGGCGGGGAAACGTAACGGTTTCAATTCTCATAAAGATCATAAGGGAAAAATTATTGATGGGGAGATTGCCTCGGAAGAAACCCGCGGTAAGTTATATATGTGGATGAAAGAGGTGATTGAAATCACGAAGCCCAAGCTGTTTATCGCGGAGAACGTGAAAGGATTGGTAAATCTTTCCAATGTAAAGGAGATTATTCAGCAGGATTTTTCCCGGGCAGATGGAGATGGGTATATCGTGCTGGAACCTCGTGTTCTGCACGCTGCGGATTACGGTGTCCCCCAATCCCGTGAGAGGGTAATTTTTATCGGTATACGTAAATCTGCGTTAACACCCGCAGCCCGTGAGGCTTTGATGCGTGATGTTATCCCCGATGAATACGTGCCTTATCCGTCGCCCAGTCATGCATATCATATTAAGAATAAGGGATTAATGCCTCCCCAGACGGTGGGAGGGATGTTTGCCGGGCTGAAGGAACCGGAAGATAGTGATGATCCTGCACAAAAGGTCTATTCCAAAGCCAAGTTTATGGGTACTCATTGTCAAGGTCAGACAGAGGTGGATGTTAACGGGATCGGGCCGACGATTCGGGCTGAACATCATGGTAACATTGAATATCGACGACTGTCAAAAGAACATGGCGGTATCATTGACAAGGAATTGAAAAAGGGATTGAAAGAGCGTCGTTTAACCCCGCGAGAATGTGCGTTGATACAGACTTTCCCTCTTGATTATGAATTTGTGATTCCTCATGAGGAAAACAAACAGAGATATATTCTAAGTCCTTCGGCAGCCTATAAGATTATAGGAAATGCTGTTCCGCCTTTATTGGCTTACCATATAGGAAAACGAATTGAGAATTTGTGGGATCTTTATTTCGAACCTGATGAAGTCATTATTTAG
- a CDS encoding GNAT family N-acetyltransferase — protein MIQTYSIDYRTQLCEFFSRIIESHKAYISHGELQMGIALDSNELAPNYKEMWLNYLDRQVENPDNTLLLYLENGTIIGFVLFGITNDGARPYGVIFDLSVDPAYRGKRIGQELLQKATESFRDKGIQDCYLESGVNNHSAHQFFEHHGFKQVSDIFRLKL, from the coding sequence ATGATACAGACATATTCTATCGATTACAGGACGCAACTCTGCGAGTTTTTCTCTCGCATTATCGAATCACACAAAGCCTACATTTCCCACGGGGAACTACAAATGGGAATCGCTCTCGATAGTAACGAGCTTGCTCCTAATTACAAGGAAATGTGGCTAAATTATCTCGATCGACAAGTAGAAAACCCGGACAACACGCTCCTGCTATATCTGGAAAACGGAACAATTATCGGGTTCGTATTGTTCGGCATCACGAATGACGGAGCCAGACCTTACGGGGTTATCTTTGACCTCAGTGTCGATCCCGCGTACCGGGGAAAGCGTATCGGACAGGAACTCCTGCAAAAAGCGACGGAAAGTTTCCGGGACAAAGGAATACAGGATTGTTATCTCGAATCGGGCGTCAACAACCATTCTGCCCATCAATTCTTCGAGCATCACGGCTTTAAACAAGTATCCGATATTTTCCGGTTAAAATTGTAG
- a CDS encoding ABC transporter ATP-binding protein, with product MENNVAIRFEHVNKSYGNREILKDFNLEIRKGEFLTIIGSSGSGKTTVLKLINGLISPTFGIIYVDGKDISKENQTLLRRNIGYVIQGIGLFPHMTIRKNIAYVPSLLNHRNKERTRKAVERLIDVVGLDRDMLDRYPAELSGGQRQRVGIARALAANPDILLMDEPFGAVDEITRKMLQSEIIRIHEQLGVTIVFITHDIKEALKLGTRVMVMNKGLVEQLDTPDHIRNTPATPFVKELIEG from the coding sequence ATGGAAAATAATGTTGCTATTCGTTTTGAACACGTCAATAAATCATACGGAAACCGGGAAATATTAAAGGACTTCAACTTGGAGATCCGGAAGGGCGAGTTCCTAACCATTATCGGAAGTTCCGGTTCTGGGAAGACAACCGTACTAAAGTTAATTAACGGGCTGATCTCTCCCACTTTCGGGATCATTTATGTCGATGGGAAAGATATTTCGAAGGAGAACCAAACACTTTTACGTCGTAACATCGGGTATGTCATTCAAGGTATCGGACTGTTTCCTCACATGACCATTCGTAAAAACATTGCTTACGTCCCCAGCCTACTGAATCACAGGAATAAAGAACGTACCCGCAAAGCGGTGGAACGATTGATTGACGTGGTCGGTCTTGACAGGGATATGCTCGACCGCTACCCGGCAGAACTGTCCGGTGGTCAACGCCAACGAGTTGGTATCGCCCGAGCCCTTGCCGCAAACCCGGATATCCTACTCATGGACGAACCGTTCGGGGCGGTTGATGAGATTACACGCAAAATGTTACAGAGTGAAATTATTCGTATTCACGAGCAGTTAGGAGTGACTATCGTGTTTATCACCCACGATATAAAAGAGGCCCTAAAACTGGGTACCCGAGTTATGGTCATGAACAAAGGGCTTGTTGAGCAACTGGACACCCCGGATCATATCAGGAATACCCCGGCAACACCTTTCGTGAAAGAATTAATAGAAGGCTGA
- a CDS encoding glycine betaine ABC transporter substrate-binding protein: MKKYMKNGLLALFIGLVFLSGCESKKDTIHIATKPMSEQFILGEMLALLIEENSDLHVKITKGVGGGTSNIHPAMIKGDFDLYPEYTGTGWLVILKKDTLLPPDQLFSELQKEYSREYGLKWVAPYGFNNAYSLAVSNEMAKKYNLKTFSDLALYPDLFTFGAEYDFYEINDGYADLCAYYNLKFKKNLDMDIGLKYEAMRSGKIDVINIFTTDGQLSHANLTILKDDKHFFPSYYCATIVREETLKEHPELERILEKMNGILTDQEMADMNYKVDVEHRTEREVAVEFLKKKGLLNPQLSYGK, from the coding sequence ATGAAAAAATACATGAAAAACGGACTACTTGCACTATTCATTGGCCTCGTATTCCTGTCGGGATGCGAGTCGAAAAAAGACACGATCCATATTGCCACCAAACCGATGAGCGAACAATTCATTCTCGGAGAGATGCTTGCCCTACTCATTGAAGAAAACTCCGATTTGCACGTGAAAATCACGAAAGGCGTGGGTGGTGGCACGAGCAACATTCATCCGGCCATGATCAAGGGAGATTTCGACCTTTACCCGGAATACACGGGTACAGGCTGGTTGGTGATCTTGAAAAAAGACACGCTACTCCCACCTGACCAATTATTCTCCGAGTTACAAAAAGAATATTCCCGGGAATACGGGCTGAAATGGGTTGCCCCGTACGGCTTTAACAATGCTTATAGCTTGGCTGTAAGTAATGAAATGGCAAAAAAATATAACTTAAAAACATTTTCCGATCTGGCCCTTTATCCCGATTTATTCACTTTCGGGGCGGAATATGACTTTTACGAAATTAATGACGGGTACGCAGATCTCTGCGCCTACTATAACCTCAAATTCAAGAAAAACTTGGATATGGACATTGGATTGAAGTACGAAGCCATGAGATCCGGCAAGATTGATGTGATCAACATTTTCACGACGGATGGACAGTTAAGTCACGCAAATCTTACGATTCTAAAAGATGACAAACACTTCTTTCCTTCCTACTATTGCGCAACAATAGTACGAGAGGAAACATTGAAGGAACACCCGGAACTGGAAAGGATACTGGAAAAGATGAACGGTATACTGACTGATCAGGAAATGGCCGACATGAATTACAAAGTCGACGTGGAACATCGCACGGAACGGGAAGTTGCCGTGGAGTTTTTAAAGAAAAAAGGTTTACTTAATCCACAATTGAGTTATGGAAAATAA
- a CDS encoding ABC transporter permease, with the protein MIKEIYTLYVERWHFFLDLTWEHLQISLTSIVIATIVGLGLGIMISMYRKGSSTVLGLTNFIYTIPSIALFGFLIPFSGIGNTTAIIALSIYALLPMVHNTYTGIIGIDKEIIEAARGMGSTTFQILYKIQIPLAFPVILSGIRNMVVMTIALTGIAAFIGAGGLGVAIYRGITTNNSAMTIAGSLLIALLALLADWGVGRYEKYIKRKRKLL; encoded by the coding sequence ATGATAAAAGAGATTTACACGCTATACGTGGAACGTTGGCACTTTTTCTTGGACCTCACGTGGGAACACCTGCAAATATCGCTGACATCCATCGTGATCGCCACGATTGTCGGATTGGGGCTAGGAATCATGATCAGTATGTACCGCAAGGGTTCATCCACCGTGTTGGGCCTCACGAACTTCATTTACACCATCCCATCAATTGCCTTGTTCGGTTTCTTGATTCCTTTTTCCGGAATCGGTAACACCACGGCCATCATCGCTTTGAGTATTTACGCCCTGCTCCCTATGGTCCACAATACCTACACGGGAATTATCGGTATCGACAAGGAGATTATCGAGGCGGCACGGGGAATGGGCAGCACAACCTTCCAGATACTCTATAAAATACAGATTCCTCTGGCATTTCCTGTTATCCTGTCGGGAATACGTAACATGGTCGTGATGACCATTGCCCTCACGGGTATCGCCGCATTTATCGGTGCCGGAGGATTAGGAGTAGCCATCTACCGGGGAATCACAACCAACAATTCGGCCATGACGATTGCCGGGAGTTTATTAATAGCCCTGCTGGCCTTGCTGGCAGATTGGGGCGTGGGACGCTACGAAAAGTATATTAAAAGAAAACGTAAATTACTATGA
- a CDS encoding DUF5996 family protein encodes MNKKFLNYTDWQGTADTLHMYLQMLGKVKLMRCHQRPEWAHVRLYLTVEGVSTGIIPGDDSPFEIQANFMKHLVIFRNGNGKVVTFTLQNGLSVMEFYKQFMKGLEEIGSPTAINVRAQEFYDPIDFDKDTKHHHYDKEAVQLWHQNHLFAHEALRGFLSGFRGKVDGPAYYFGTMDLTGIVYSGESAPFGMNKPISDHAFDERYFECGFWPGDVNYPRPAFYGLPYPFISDIKGNDHLIRPAMAIFKPEKKEFFLTLEDALAYDDPFDAVHQFLQSSFDIMQKVRPWQHLDWITTPLTYTK; translated from the coding sequence ATGAACAAGAAATTTTTAAATTATACGGATTGGCAAGGAACTGCCGACACGCTGCATATGTACCTTCAGATGTTGGGTAAAGTGAAATTGATGCGTTGTCATCAACGTCCCGAGTGGGCTCACGTGCGTCTTTACTTGACGGTGGAAGGGGTATCCACGGGAATTATACCCGGTGATGATTCTCCTTTCGAGATTCAGGCAAATTTTATGAAACATTTGGTCATTTTCCGTAACGGAAACGGGAAAGTGGTTACGTTTACTTTACAGAACGGGCTTTCCGTGATGGAATTCTACAAACAGTTCATGAAGGGACTGGAAGAGATCGGTTCCCCGACAGCGATCAATGTCCGTGCGCAGGAGTTCTACGATCCGATTGATTTTGACAAGGACACTAAACATCATCATTACGATAAGGAGGCCGTACAACTTTGGCACCAGAACCATCTTTTTGCACATGAGGCATTACGGGGATTCCTTTCCGGTTTCCGGGGAAAAGTGGATGGACCGGCTTATTATTTCGGTACGATGGACCTCACTGGAATTGTGTATAGCGGTGAATCGGCTCCGTTTGGCATGAATAAACCGATTTCAGATCATGCTTTTGATGAACGTTATTTCGAGTGCGGTTTCTGGCCGGGAGACGTAAATTATCCTCGTCCTGCTTTCTACGGGTTGCCTTATCCTTTCATAAGTGATATAAAAGGTAATGATCATTTGATTCGTCCCGCGATGGCAATATTCAAGCCCGAGAAGAAAGAGTTTTTTCTGACACTGGAAGATGCTTTGGCTTATGATGACCCGTTTGATGCCGTACATCAATTCCTGCAATCCAGTTTTGATATCATGCAGAAAGTACGTCCGTGGCAACATCTGGACTGGATCACGACTCCATTGACTTACACGAAATAG
- the lpxA gene encoding acyl-ACP--UDP-N-acetylglucosamine O-acyltransferase: protein MISPLAYVNPDAKIGKDVTIHPFAYIDKNVEIGDNCTIMPYASILSGTRMGTNNTVYQGAIIGATPQDFKFKGEDTLLKIGNNNTIREKVIINRGTNTTDCTIVGDGNFLLESVHLAHDTHLGNNCVLGNAAKTAGNCIIDDYAILGGGVIVKHGCRIGTWALVKDGCRANKDVPPYIVAAHNPIAYYGINAYILRKEQKLTEEIIDDIAKAYRQVYQCGTSVENALLRIKETITVGPEIQRIIDFIEQSTKGLIGTTM, encoded by the coding sequence ATGATAAGTCCACTAGCTTACGTTAATCCCGATGCAAAAATAGGAAAGGATGTTACTATCCATCCTTTCGCCTATATCGACAAGAACGTCGAGATCGGTGATAACTGCACGATCATGCCGTACGCCAGTATCCTGAGCGGTACCCGCATGGGAACGAACAACACGGTCTACCAGGGAGCCATTATCGGGGCGACCCCGCAAGATTTCAAGTTCAAGGGGGAAGATACCCTTTTAAAAATCGGGAATAACAACACGATCCGGGAGAAGGTTATTATTAACCGGGGAACTAACACGACGGATTGCACGATTGTCGGTGACGGGAATTTCCTGCTGGAAAGCGTGCATCTGGCACACGACACCCATCTCGGTAACAACTGCGTGCTGGGAAACGCAGCCAAGACAGCCGGGAATTGTATTATCGACGACTACGCAATCTTAGGTGGTGGCGTAATCGTGAAACATGGATGCCGCATTGGGACTTGGGCCCTGGTGAAGGACGGATGCCGGGCCAACAAGGACGTTCCCCCTTACATCGTTGCCGCCCATAACCCGATCGCTTACTACGGGATCAACGCTTACATTCTGCGTAAAGAGCAGAAACTCACGGAAGAAATCATTGATGACATAGCCAAAGCCTACCGCCAAGTATATCAATGTGGGACAAGCGTTGAAAACGCCCTACTGAGAATCAAGGAGACCATTACTGTCGGACCGGAAATTCAACGCATTATTGATTTCATAGAACAATCCACGAAAGGACTGATCGGTACAACCATGTGA
- a CDS encoding TolC family protein: protein MKQVVIYTICMGALLSSCNIYKKYNRPDVDVEGLYRDPVSVNDTLVSDTTNMGNLPWEEVFTDPQLQKLIRQGLEQNSDLQTAILKVKEAEAGLMSSRLAYLPSLGLSPQGTVSSFDKGAATQIYSLPVVSSWELDLFGKLTNAKRGAKATLLQSEAYKQAVQTQVISTIANTYYTLLMLDKQLAITEETAVLWQKSVETMKAMKEAGMVNEAAIAQSEANSYMIAASIPDLKKSIREAENSLSLLLKQAPQRIERGKLEDQSLPTLLNVGIPVQLLSNRPDVKSAEMALASTFYNTNQARSAFYPQISISGTLGWTNSSGSYITNPGKMIASAVGSLTQPIFNRGALTARLRVAKAQQEEALISFEQAILNAGSEVSNALVQYQTAQDKIEQREKQIFSLEKSVEYTQELLTLGTSTYLEVLTAQQSLLSAQLSGISDEFQRIQAVVNLYHALGGGRTE, encoded by the coding sequence ATGAAACAAGTTGTTATATACACGATATGCATGGGCGCCCTGTTAAGCAGCTGTAACATTTACAAGAAATACAACCGTCCGGACGTGGATGTGGAAGGCCTGTACCGGGACCCGGTTTCTGTAAATGACACGCTGGTATCGGATACCACGAATATGGGTAATTTACCCTGGGAAGAGGTATTCACGGACCCCCAATTACAGAAATTAATTCGTCAGGGACTGGAACAAAACAGTGACCTGCAAACTGCCATCTTGAAAGTGAAAGAGGCAGAGGCAGGGTTAATGTCCTCCCGCTTGGCATACCTACCTTCCCTGGGATTATCTCCCCAGGGAACAGTAAGTAGTTTTGACAAGGGCGCCGCCACGCAGATTTACTCGCTCCCGGTAGTCTCTAGTTGGGAACTTGACCTGTTCGGCAAATTAACAAATGCCAAACGCGGAGCAAAAGCGACCTTATTACAAAGCGAGGCATACAAGCAAGCCGTTCAGACACAAGTCATCTCGACTATTGCCAACACCTACTACACGCTGCTCATGCTGGACAAGCAACTGGCCATCACGGAAGAGACAGCCGTATTATGGCAAAAAAGCGTGGAAACCATGAAAGCGATGAAAGAGGCCGGGATGGTAAACGAGGCCGCTATCGCGCAAAGTGAGGCTAACAGCTACATGATTGCCGCCTCCATTCCCGACTTGAAAAAAAGCATCCGGGAAGCAGAAAACTCACTTTCCCTGTTATTGAAACAAGCCCCGCAACGTATCGAACGGGGAAAACTGGAAGACCAATCCCTCCCTACCCTGCTGAATGTAGGTATACCTGTTCAATTGCTATCGAATCGTCCGGACGTGAAATCCGCCGAAATGGCATTGGCCAGCACGTTTTACAACACGAATCAAGCCCGTTCGGCATTCTACCCGCAAATCTCGATCAGCGGAACACTCGGATGGACGAACAGTTCCGGCTCATACATCACGAACCCGGGTAAGATGATTGCCTCTGCCGTGGGATCACTGACACAACCGATCTTCAACCGGGGAGCCCTCACCGCCCGTTTAAGAGTTGCCAAGGCACAACAAGAAGAGGCCTTGATTAGTTTCGAACAGGCTATATTAAACGCGGGAAGTGAAGTTAGCAACGCGTTGGTGCAGTACCAAACGGCACAAGATAAAATCGAACAACGTGAAAAGCAGATATTTTCTTTAGAAAAATCCGTGGAATACACGCAAGAATTACTAACTTTAGGAACATCCACTTACCTGGAAGTGCTCACGGCACAACAGTCCTTGCTTAGCGCACAACTCTCCGGAATATCCGACGAGTTCCAACGCATACAAGCCGTTGTTAACCTGTATCATGCCCTGGGTGGTGGACGAACCGAATAA